The Oncorhynchus tshawytscha isolate Ot180627B linkage group LG08, Otsh_v2.0, whole genome shotgun sequence genome window below encodes:
- the LOC112255859 gene encoding E3 ubiquitin-protein ligase synoviolin isoform X1, with protein MVRAALVTATSLALTGAVIAHAYLLKHQFYPTVVYLTKSSPSMAVLYIQAFVLVFLLGKFMRKVFFGQLRAAEMEHLIERSWYAVTETCLAFTVFRDDFSPRFVGLFTLLLFIKCFHWLAEDRVDFMERSPNISWVFHFRVFSLMLLLGVLDFLFVNHACHSIITRGASVQLVFGFEYAILMTMVFTTFIKYTLHTVDLQSDNPWDNKAVYMLYTELFTGFIKVLLYMAFMTIMIKVHTFPLFAIRPMYLAMRQFKKAVTDAIMSRRAIRNMNTLYPDATPEDLLASDNVCIICREEMVTGAKKLPCNHIFHASCLRSWFQRQQTCPTCRMDVLRASNPNQPPTPAPAQPPAPAAPVNAPVPGPPGNVGPGMMPHFPPGLFPFWGPFPGAAPPAGAAGAPGATETPGATEAAQTQGAGTTGASTVGAAPAPGGPMPGFPFHSFPPPPFPSAPWLTMPPPPPPFVSSMPPPPPALSTMSEAELRELEQEGRRGLEARLQCLHNIHTLLDAAMLNIDQYLTTVATLIPPQSETSSAAGEASGSSPPSTSAETQENDSQSSTAAEPEAVNGATGFSQPDSTTLGDSEDQGDGEEVGEDGEPNPSELRRRRLRKLETTPPPPDH; from the exons ATGGTGCGTGCAGCGCTGGTGACTGCCACCAGTCTGGCTCTGACTGGCGCTGTGATTGCCCATGCCTACTTGCTCAAACACCAGTTCTACCCCACTGTGGTCTACCTCACCAAGAGTAGCCCCAGTATGGCA GTGTTGTACATCCAGGCGTTTGTGTTGGTGTTCCTGTTGGGAAAGTTCATGCGTAAAGTCTTCTTCGGGCAGctgagggctgcagagatggag CATCTGATAGAGCGATCCTGGTATGCTGTCACAGAGACGTGTCTGGCCTTTACCGTGTTCAGGGATGACTTCTCTCCCCGCTTCGTAGGCCTCTTCACCCTGCTGCTCTTCATCAAGTGCTTCCACTGGCTGGCTGAGGACAGGGTGGACTTT ATGGAGAGAAGTCCTAATATATCCTGGGTCTTCCACTTCAGGGTGTTCT CTCTGATGTTGTTGCTGggagtcctggacttcctgtttGTCAACCATGCCTGTCATAGTATCATCACACGAGGGGCTTCTGTCCAGCTGGTCTTTGGATTTGAG TATGCCATCCTGATGACAATGGTGTTCACCACCTTCATCAAATACACCCTCCACACTGTCGACCTCCAGAGTGACAACCCCTGGGACAACAAAGCAGTCTACATGCTCTACACCGAGCTCTTCACTG GTTTCATCAAGGTCCTCCTGTACATGGCGTTCATGACCATCATGATAAAGGTGCACACCTTCCCCCTATTCGCCATCCGGCCCATGTACCTGGCTATGAG GCAGTTCAAGAAAGCTGTTACGGATGCAATAATGTCACGGCGAGCTATCCGCAACATGAATACACT TTACCCAGATGCCACTCCTGAAGATCTGCTGGCTTCAGACAACGTGTGTATCATCTGTCGTGAAGAGATGGTGACTGGAGCCAAGAAACTTCCTTGCAACCATATCTTCCACGCAAG TTGCCTTCGCTCCTGGTTCCAGAGACAGCAGACGTGTCCTACATGTCGTATGGATGTCCTCCGGGCCTCTAACCCCAATCAGCCTCCCACCCCAGCGCCTGCCCAGCCTCCTGCCCCGGCAGCACCTGTCAACGCCCCTGTCCCTGGTCCACCTGGGAACG TTGGCCCTGGAATGATGCCCCACTTCCCCCCAGGGCTGTTTCCTTTCTGGGGGCCCTTCCCTGGAGCGGCCCCCCCTGCTGGTGCTGCTGGCGCCCCAGGGGCCACAGAGACCCCAGGGGCCACAGAGGCAGCTCAGACTCAGGGAGCTG GCACCACTGGGGCCAGTACAGTCGGTGCTGCTCCTGCTCCAGGAGGCCCTATGCCTGGGTTCCCCTTCCACTCCTTCCCACCCCCACCATTCCCCTCAGCTCCATGGCTGACTatgccaccaccacctccaccgtTTG TGTCATCCATGCCCCCTCCTCCCCCGGCCCTGTCCACCATGTCAGAGGCTGAGCTGAGGGAGCTGGAGCAGGAGGGCCGTAGAGGCCTGGAGGCCAGACTGCAGTGTCTCCACAACATCCACACTCTACTGGACGCTGCCATGCTCAACATCGACCAATACCTCACTACCGTCGCCACACTCAT TCCTCCTCAGTCAGAAACCAGCAGCGCGGCTGGAGAGGCCAGCggatcatctcctccctccactagTGCAGAAACTCAGGAGAACGACTCTCAGAGCAGTACAG ccgCTGAACCTGAAGCTGTGAATGGGGCCACAGGTTTCTCCCAGCCAGACTCTACCACGTTGGGCGACAGTGAAGaccagggggatggagaggaagtCGGGGAAGACGGAGAGCCCAACCCTTCAGAGCTGAGGCGCCGTCGTCTCCGCAAACTCGAgaccacaccccctcctcctgaCCACTAA
- the LOC121846948 gene encoding uncharacterized protein LOC121846948 → MIHMQVLSPHPSRLPNTEESYSTHRPDFFKDTPGLRPDFFKYTPGLRPDFFKDTPGLRPDFFKDTPGLRPDFFKDTPGLRPDFFKDTPGLRPDFFKDTPGLRPDFFKDTPGLRPDFFKDTPWPEAGLLQIHTWPETGLLQIHTWPETGFLQRHTWPETGLLQRHTWPETGLLQRHTWPETGLLQRHTWPEFLFSDDKVKCFYISGHWYLSFQL, encoded by the exons ATGATCCATATGCAGGTTTTGTCCCCCCACCCTTCCCGTTTACCCAATACTGAGGAGTCATATTCAACACACAGACCGGACTTCTTCAAAGACACACCTGGCCTGAGACCGGACTTCTTCAA ATACACACCTGGCCTGAGACCGGATTTCTTCAAAGACACACCTGGCCTGAGACCGGACTTCTTCAAAGACACACCTGGCCTGAGACCGGACTTCTTCAAAGACACACCTGGCCTGAGACCGGACTTCTTCAAAGACACACCTGGCCTGAGACCGGACTTCTTCAAAGACACACCTGGCCTGAGACCGGACTTCTTCAAAGACACACCTGGCCTGAGACCGGACTTCTTCAAAGACACACCCTGGCCTGAGGCCGGACTTCTTCAAATACACACCTGGCCTGAGACCGGACTTCTTCAAATACACACCTGGCCTGAGACCGGATTTCTTCAAAGACACACCTGGCCTGAGACCGGACTTCTTCAAAGACACACCTGGCCTGAGACCGGACTTCTTCAAAGACACACCTGGCCTGAGACCGGACTTCTTCAAAGACACACCTGGCCTGAGTTCTTGTTCAGTGACGACAAAGTGAAGTGTTTCTACATCTCAGGTCACTGGTACTTGTCCTTCCAACTGTGA
- the LOC112255859 gene encoding E3 ubiquitin-protein ligase synoviolin isoform X2 has product MVRAALVTATSLALTGAVIAHAYLLKHQFYPTVVYLTKSSPSMAVLYIQAFVLVFLLGKFMRKVFFGQLRAAEMEHLIERSWYAVTETCLAFTVFRDDFSPRFVGLFTLLLFIKCFHWLAEDRVDFMERSPNISWVFHFRVFSLMLLLGVLDFLFVNHACHSIITRGASVQLVFGFEYAILMTMVFTTFIKYTLHTVDLQSDNPWDNKAVYMLYTELFTGFIKVLLYMAFMTIMIKVHTFPLFAIRPMYLAMRQFKKAVTDAIMSRRAIRNMNTLYPDATPEDLLASDNVCIICREEMVTGAKKLPCNHIFHASCLRSWFQRQQTCPTCRMDVLRASNPNQPPTPAPAQPPAPAAPVNAPVPGPPGNVGPGMMPHFPPGLFPFWGPFPGAAPPAGAAGAPGATETPGATEAAQTQGAGTTGASTVGAAPAPGGPMPGFPFHSFPPPPFPSAPWLTMPPPPPPFVSSMPPPPPALSTMSEAELRELEQEGRRGLEARLQCLHNIHTLLDAAMLNIDQYLTTVATLIPPQSETSSAAGEASGSSPPSTSAETQENDSQSSTGV; this is encoded by the exons ATGGTGCGTGCAGCGCTGGTGACTGCCACCAGTCTGGCTCTGACTGGCGCTGTGATTGCCCATGCCTACTTGCTCAAACACCAGTTCTACCCCACTGTGGTCTACCTCACCAAGAGTAGCCCCAGTATGGCA GTGTTGTACATCCAGGCGTTTGTGTTGGTGTTCCTGTTGGGAAAGTTCATGCGTAAAGTCTTCTTCGGGCAGctgagggctgcagagatggag CATCTGATAGAGCGATCCTGGTATGCTGTCACAGAGACGTGTCTGGCCTTTACCGTGTTCAGGGATGACTTCTCTCCCCGCTTCGTAGGCCTCTTCACCCTGCTGCTCTTCATCAAGTGCTTCCACTGGCTGGCTGAGGACAGGGTGGACTTT ATGGAGAGAAGTCCTAATATATCCTGGGTCTTCCACTTCAGGGTGTTCT CTCTGATGTTGTTGCTGggagtcctggacttcctgtttGTCAACCATGCCTGTCATAGTATCATCACACGAGGGGCTTCTGTCCAGCTGGTCTTTGGATTTGAG TATGCCATCCTGATGACAATGGTGTTCACCACCTTCATCAAATACACCCTCCACACTGTCGACCTCCAGAGTGACAACCCCTGGGACAACAAAGCAGTCTACATGCTCTACACCGAGCTCTTCACTG GTTTCATCAAGGTCCTCCTGTACATGGCGTTCATGACCATCATGATAAAGGTGCACACCTTCCCCCTATTCGCCATCCGGCCCATGTACCTGGCTATGAG GCAGTTCAAGAAAGCTGTTACGGATGCAATAATGTCACGGCGAGCTATCCGCAACATGAATACACT TTACCCAGATGCCACTCCTGAAGATCTGCTGGCTTCAGACAACGTGTGTATCATCTGTCGTGAAGAGATGGTGACTGGAGCCAAGAAACTTCCTTGCAACCATATCTTCCACGCAAG TTGCCTTCGCTCCTGGTTCCAGAGACAGCAGACGTGTCCTACATGTCGTATGGATGTCCTCCGGGCCTCTAACCCCAATCAGCCTCCCACCCCAGCGCCTGCCCAGCCTCCTGCCCCGGCAGCACCTGTCAACGCCCCTGTCCCTGGTCCACCTGGGAACG TTGGCCCTGGAATGATGCCCCACTTCCCCCCAGGGCTGTTTCCTTTCTGGGGGCCCTTCCCTGGAGCGGCCCCCCCTGCTGGTGCTGCTGGCGCCCCAGGGGCCACAGAGACCCCAGGGGCCACAGAGGCAGCTCAGACTCAGGGAGCTG GCACCACTGGGGCCAGTACAGTCGGTGCTGCTCCTGCTCCAGGAGGCCCTATGCCTGGGTTCCCCTTCCACTCCTTCCCACCCCCACCATTCCCCTCAGCTCCATGGCTGACTatgccaccaccacctccaccgtTTG TGTCATCCATGCCCCCTCCTCCCCCGGCCCTGTCCACCATGTCAGAGGCTGAGCTGAGGGAGCTGGAGCAGGAGGGCCGTAGAGGCCTGGAGGCCAGACTGCAGTGTCTCCACAACATCCACACTCTACTGGACGCTGCCATGCTCAACATCGACCAATACCTCACTACCGTCGCCACACTCAT TCCTCCTCAGTCAGAAACCAGCAGCGCGGCTGGAGAGGCCAGCggatcatctcctccctccactagTGCAGAAACTCAGGAGAACGACTCTCAGAGCAGTACAG gggtctga
- the LOC112255860 gene encoding mothers against decapentaplegic homolog 5 isoform X1: MTSMSSLFSFTSPAVKRLLGWKQGDEEEKWAEKAVDALVKKLKKKKGAMEDLEKALSSPGQPSKCVTIPRSLDGRLQVSHRKGLPHVIYCRVWRWPDLQSHHELKPLEVCEYPFGSKQKEVCINPYHYKRVESPVLPPVLVPRHSEFNPQHSLLVQFRNMTHNEPHMPVNATFPESFQQHSGGSGSSFPISPNSPYPPSPASSGGVGTYPNSPASSGPSSPFQIPGRWSSASQGDSLKCIPTVCIRVTGERQSMNPSLDTAWGLTSFSADTPPPAYMPPDEQMGQEGSMETGSSGPRNMPSGDVQPVEYEEPSHWCSIVYYELNNRVGEAYHASSTSVLVDGFTDPSNNKNRFCLGLLSNVNRNSTIENTRRHIGKGVHLYYVGGEVYAECLSDTSIFVQSRNCNYHHGFHPTTVCKIPSGCSLKIFNNQEFAQLLAQSVNHGFEAVYELTKMCTIRMSFVKGWGAEYHRQDVTSTPCWIEVHLHGPLQWLDKVLTQMGSPLNPISSVS, from the exons ATGACCTCTATGTCCAGCCTCTTCTCCTTCACCAGTCCAGCTGTGAAGCGTCTGCTGGGGTGGAAGCAGGGGGACGAGGAGGAGAAATGGGCTGAGAAGGCTGTTGATGCTCTggtcaagaaactgaagaagaagaagggagcCATGGAGGACCTGGAGAAAGCCCTCAGCAGCCCAGGACAGCCCA GTAAGTGTGTGACCATCCCTCGGTCTCTGGACGGTCGTCTCCAGGTGTCTCACAGGAAGGGTCTCCCCCACGTTATCTACTGCAGAGTGTGGAGGTGGCCCGACCTACAGTCTCACCACGAGCTCAAGCCTCTGGAGGTGTGTGAATACCCCTTTGGCTCCAAGCAGAAGGAGGTCTGCATTAACCCCTACCACTACAAGAGAGTAGAGAGCCCAG TGCTGCCTCCGGTGTTGGTGCCTCGCCACAGTGAGTTCAACCCCCAACACAGCCTCTTGGTCCAGTTCAGGAACATGACTCACAACGAGCCCCACATGCCCGTGAACGCCACCTTCCCAGAGTCCTTCCAGCAGCACAGCGGGGGCAGTGGCTCCTCCTTCCCAATCTCCCCCAActccccctaccctccctccccagCCTCCAGCGGAGGGGTGGGCACCTACCCCAACTCGCCTGCCAGCTCCGGACCCTCCAGCCCCTTCCAGATTCCAGGTAGAT GGTCTTCTGCCAGCCAGGGGGACAGTCTAAAGTGTATACCAACGGTCTGCATCAGGGTGACTGGTGAGCGCCAGTCAATGAACCCATCTCTGGACACAGCATGGGGTCTGACCTCCTTTTCTG CTGATACCCCACCCCCGGCTTACATGCCCCCTGACGAGCAGATGGGACAGGAGGGGTCCATGGAGACCGGCAGCAGTGGGCCCAGGAACATGCCTAGTGGGG aTGTGCAGCCAGTGGAGTACGAGGAACCAAGCCACTGGTGCAGTATTGTGTACTATGAGTTGAACAACAGAGTGGGTGAGGCCTACCATGCTTCTTCTACCAGCGTCCTGGTGGACGGCTTCACCGACCCCTCCAACAACAAGAACCGTTTCTGCCTGGGGTTGCTCTCCAACGTCAACCGTAACTCAACCATAGAGAACACACGCCGCCACATCGGCAAAG GGGTCCACCTGTACTACGTAGGAGGTGAGGTGTATGCAGAGTGTCTGAGTGACACCAGTATCTTCGTTCAGAGTCGTAACTGTAACTATCATCATGGTTTCCACCCCACCACGGTGTGTAAGATCCCTAGTGGCTGCAGTCTGAAGATCTTTAACAACCAGGAATTTGCTCAGCTACTGGCCCAGTCTGTGAACCATGGCTTTGAGGCGGTCTATGAACTGACCAAGATGTGCACCATCCGCATGAGCTTTGTAAAG GGCTGGGGAGCTGAGTATCACCGACAAGATGTCACCAGTACCCCCTGTTGGATAGAAGTTCATCTTCACGGCCCTCTGCAGTGGCTGGATAAAGTGCTGACACAAATGGGCTCTCCTCTCAACCCCATCTCTTCAGTGTCCTAA
- the LOC112255860 gene encoding mothers against decapentaplegic homolog 5 isoform X3, which produces MTSMSSLFSFTSPAVKRLLGWKQGDEEEKWAEKAVDALVKKLKKKKGAMEDLEKALSSPGQPSKCVTIPRSLDGRLQVSHRKGLPHVIYCRVWRWPDLQSHHELKPLEVCEYPFGSKQKEVCINPYHYKRVESPVLPPVLVPRHSEFNPQHSLLVQFRNMTHNEPHMPVNATFPESFQQHSGGSGSSFPISPNSPYPPSPASSGGVGTYPNSPASSGPSSPFQIPGRSDTPPPAYMPPDEQMGQEGSMETGSSGPRNMPSGDVQPVEYEEPSHWCSIVYYELNNRVGEAYHASSTSVLVDGFTDPSNNKNRFCLGLLSNVNRNSTIENTRRHIGKGVHLYYVGGEVYAECLSDTSIFVQSRNCNYHHGFHPTTVCKIPSGCSLKIFNNQEFAQLLAQSVNHGFEAVYELTKMCTIRMSFVKGWGAEYHRQDVTSTPCWIEVHLHGPLQWLDKVLTQMGSPLNPISSVS; this is translated from the exons ATGACCTCTATGTCCAGCCTCTTCTCCTTCACCAGTCCAGCTGTGAAGCGTCTGCTGGGGTGGAAGCAGGGGGACGAGGAGGAGAAATGGGCTGAGAAGGCTGTTGATGCTCTggtcaagaaactgaagaagaagaagggagcCATGGAGGACCTGGAGAAAGCCCTCAGCAGCCCAGGACAGCCCA GTAAGTGTGTGACCATCCCTCGGTCTCTGGACGGTCGTCTCCAGGTGTCTCACAGGAAGGGTCTCCCCCACGTTATCTACTGCAGAGTGTGGAGGTGGCCCGACCTACAGTCTCACCACGAGCTCAAGCCTCTGGAGGTGTGTGAATACCCCTTTGGCTCCAAGCAGAAGGAGGTCTGCATTAACCCCTACCACTACAAGAGAGTAGAGAGCCCAG TGCTGCCTCCGGTGTTGGTGCCTCGCCACAGTGAGTTCAACCCCCAACACAGCCTCTTGGTCCAGTTCAGGAACATGACTCACAACGAGCCCCACATGCCCGTGAACGCCACCTTCCCAGAGTCCTTCCAGCAGCACAGCGGGGGCAGTGGCTCCTCCTTCCCAATCTCCCCCAActccccctaccctccctccccagCCTCCAGCGGAGGGGTGGGCACCTACCCCAACTCGCCTGCCAGCTCCGGACCCTCCAGCCCCTTCCAGATTCCAGGTAGAT CTGATACCCCACCCCCGGCTTACATGCCCCCTGACGAGCAGATGGGACAGGAGGGGTCCATGGAGACCGGCAGCAGTGGGCCCAGGAACATGCCTAGTGGGG aTGTGCAGCCAGTGGAGTACGAGGAACCAAGCCACTGGTGCAGTATTGTGTACTATGAGTTGAACAACAGAGTGGGTGAGGCCTACCATGCTTCTTCTACCAGCGTCCTGGTGGACGGCTTCACCGACCCCTCCAACAACAAGAACCGTTTCTGCCTGGGGTTGCTCTCCAACGTCAACCGTAACTCAACCATAGAGAACACACGCCGCCACATCGGCAAAG GGGTCCACCTGTACTACGTAGGAGGTGAGGTGTATGCAGAGTGTCTGAGTGACACCAGTATCTTCGTTCAGAGTCGTAACTGTAACTATCATCATGGTTTCCACCCCACCACGGTGTGTAAGATCCCTAGTGGCTGCAGTCTGAAGATCTTTAACAACCAGGAATTTGCTCAGCTACTGGCCCAGTCTGTGAACCATGGCTTTGAGGCGGTCTATGAACTGACCAAGATGTGCACCATCCGCATGAGCTTTGTAAAG GGCTGGGGAGCTGAGTATCACCGACAAGATGTCACCAGTACCCCCTGTTGGATAGAAGTTCATCTTCACGGCCCTCTGCAGTGGCTGGATAAAGTGCTGACACAAATGGGCTCTCCTCTCAACCCCATCTCTTCAGTGTCCTAA
- the LOC112255860 gene encoding mothers against decapentaplegic homolog 5 isoform X2 yields MTSMSSLFSFTSPAVKRLLGWKQGDEEEKWAEKAVDALVKKLKKKKGAMEDLEKALSSPGQPSKCVTIPRSLDGRLQVSHRKGLPHVIYCRVWRWPDLQSHHELKPLEVCEYPFGSKQKEVCINPYHYKRVESPVLPPVLVPRHSEFNPQHSLLVQFRNMTHNEPHMPVNATFPESFQQHSGGSGSSFPISPNSPYPPSPASSGGVGTYPNSPASSGPSSPFQIPGSSASQGDSLKCIPTVCIRVTGERQSMNPSLDTAWGLTSFSADTPPPAYMPPDEQMGQEGSMETGSSGPRNMPSGDVQPVEYEEPSHWCSIVYYELNNRVGEAYHASSTSVLVDGFTDPSNNKNRFCLGLLSNVNRNSTIENTRRHIGKGVHLYYVGGEVYAECLSDTSIFVQSRNCNYHHGFHPTTVCKIPSGCSLKIFNNQEFAQLLAQSVNHGFEAVYELTKMCTIRMSFVKGWGAEYHRQDVTSTPCWIEVHLHGPLQWLDKVLTQMGSPLNPISSVS; encoded by the exons ATGACCTCTATGTCCAGCCTCTTCTCCTTCACCAGTCCAGCTGTGAAGCGTCTGCTGGGGTGGAAGCAGGGGGACGAGGAGGAGAAATGGGCTGAGAAGGCTGTTGATGCTCTggtcaagaaactgaagaagaagaagggagcCATGGAGGACCTGGAGAAAGCCCTCAGCAGCCCAGGACAGCCCA GTAAGTGTGTGACCATCCCTCGGTCTCTGGACGGTCGTCTCCAGGTGTCTCACAGGAAGGGTCTCCCCCACGTTATCTACTGCAGAGTGTGGAGGTGGCCCGACCTACAGTCTCACCACGAGCTCAAGCCTCTGGAGGTGTGTGAATACCCCTTTGGCTCCAAGCAGAAGGAGGTCTGCATTAACCCCTACCACTACAAGAGAGTAGAGAGCCCAG TGCTGCCTCCGGTGTTGGTGCCTCGCCACAGTGAGTTCAACCCCCAACACAGCCTCTTGGTCCAGTTCAGGAACATGACTCACAACGAGCCCCACATGCCCGTGAACGCCACCTTCCCAGAGTCCTTCCAGCAGCACAGCGGGGGCAGTGGCTCCTCCTTCCCAATCTCCCCCAActccccctaccctccctccccagCCTCCAGCGGAGGGGTGGGCACCTACCCCAACTCGCCTGCCAGCTCCGGACCCTCCAGCCCCTTCCAGATTCCAG GGTCTTCTGCCAGCCAGGGGGACAGTCTAAAGTGTATACCAACGGTCTGCATCAGGGTGACTGGTGAGCGCCAGTCAATGAACCCATCTCTGGACACAGCATGGGGTCTGACCTCCTTTTCTG CTGATACCCCACCCCCGGCTTACATGCCCCCTGACGAGCAGATGGGACAGGAGGGGTCCATGGAGACCGGCAGCAGTGGGCCCAGGAACATGCCTAGTGGGG aTGTGCAGCCAGTGGAGTACGAGGAACCAAGCCACTGGTGCAGTATTGTGTACTATGAGTTGAACAACAGAGTGGGTGAGGCCTACCATGCTTCTTCTACCAGCGTCCTGGTGGACGGCTTCACCGACCCCTCCAACAACAAGAACCGTTTCTGCCTGGGGTTGCTCTCCAACGTCAACCGTAACTCAACCATAGAGAACACACGCCGCCACATCGGCAAAG GGGTCCACCTGTACTACGTAGGAGGTGAGGTGTATGCAGAGTGTCTGAGTGACACCAGTATCTTCGTTCAGAGTCGTAACTGTAACTATCATCATGGTTTCCACCCCACCACGGTGTGTAAGATCCCTAGTGGCTGCAGTCTGAAGATCTTTAACAACCAGGAATTTGCTCAGCTACTGGCCCAGTCTGTGAACCATGGCTTTGAGGCGGTCTATGAACTGACCAAGATGTGCACCATCCGCATGAGCTTTGTAAAG GGCTGGGGAGCTGAGTATCACCGACAAGATGTCACCAGTACCCCCTGTTGGATAGAAGTTCATCTTCACGGCCCTCTGCAGTGGCTGGATAAAGTGCTGACACAAATGGGCTCTCCTCTCAACCCCATCTCTTCAGTGTCCTAA
- the LOC112255860 gene encoding mothers against decapentaplegic homolog 5 isoform X4 has protein sequence MTSMSSLFSFTSPAVKRLLGWKQGDEEEKWAEKAVDALVKKLKKKKGAMEDLEKALSSPGQPSKCVTIPRSLDGRLQVSHRKGLPHVIYCRVWRWPDLQSHHELKPLEVCEYPFGSKQKEVCINPYHYKRVESPVLPPVLVPRHSEFNPQHSLLVQFRNMTHNEPHMPVNATFPESFQQHSGGSGSSFPISPNSPYPPSPASSGGVGTYPNSPASSGPSSPFQIPADTPPPAYMPPDEQMGQEGSMETGSSGPRNMPSGDVQPVEYEEPSHWCSIVYYELNNRVGEAYHASSTSVLVDGFTDPSNNKNRFCLGLLSNVNRNSTIENTRRHIGKGVHLYYVGGEVYAECLSDTSIFVQSRNCNYHHGFHPTTVCKIPSGCSLKIFNNQEFAQLLAQSVNHGFEAVYELTKMCTIRMSFVKGWGAEYHRQDVTSTPCWIEVHLHGPLQWLDKVLTQMGSPLNPISSVS, from the exons ATGACCTCTATGTCCAGCCTCTTCTCCTTCACCAGTCCAGCTGTGAAGCGTCTGCTGGGGTGGAAGCAGGGGGACGAGGAGGAGAAATGGGCTGAGAAGGCTGTTGATGCTCTggtcaagaaactgaagaagaagaagggagcCATGGAGGACCTGGAGAAAGCCCTCAGCAGCCCAGGACAGCCCA GTAAGTGTGTGACCATCCCTCGGTCTCTGGACGGTCGTCTCCAGGTGTCTCACAGGAAGGGTCTCCCCCACGTTATCTACTGCAGAGTGTGGAGGTGGCCCGACCTACAGTCTCACCACGAGCTCAAGCCTCTGGAGGTGTGTGAATACCCCTTTGGCTCCAAGCAGAAGGAGGTCTGCATTAACCCCTACCACTACAAGAGAGTAGAGAGCCCAG TGCTGCCTCCGGTGTTGGTGCCTCGCCACAGTGAGTTCAACCCCCAACACAGCCTCTTGGTCCAGTTCAGGAACATGACTCACAACGAGCCCCACATGCCCGTGAACGCCACCTTCCCAGAGTCCTTCCAGCAGCACAGCGGGGGCAGTGGCTCCTCCTTCCCAATCTCCCCCAActccccctaccctccctccccagCCTCCAGCGGAGGGGTGGGCACCTACCCCAACTCGCCTGCCAGCTCCGGACCCTCCAGCCCCTTCCAGATTCCAG CTGATACCCCACCCCCGGCTTACATGCCCCCTGACGAGCAGATGGGACAGGAGGGGTCCATGGAGACCGGCAGCAGTGGGCCCAGGAACATGCCTAGTGGGG aTGTGCAGCCAGTGGAGTACGAGGAACCAAGCCACTGGTGCAGTATTGTGTACTATGAGTTGAACAACAGAGTGGGTGAGGCCTACCATGCTTCTTCTACCAGCGTCCTGGTGGACGGCTTCACCGACCCCTCCAACAACAAGAACCGTTTCTGCCTGGGGTTGCTCTCCAACGTCAACCGTAACTCAACCATAGAGAACACACGCCGCCACATCGGCAAAG GGGTCCACCTGTACTACGTAGGAGGTGAGGTGTATGCAGAGTGTCTGAGTGACACCAGTATCTTCGTTCAGAGTCGTAACTGTAACTATCATCATGGTTTCCACCCCACCACGGTGTGTAAGATCCCTAGTGGCTGCAGTCTGAAGATCTTTAACAACCAGGAATTTGCTCAGCTACTGGCCCAGTCTGTGAACCATGGCTTTGAGGCGGTCTATGAACTGACCAAGATGTGCACCATCCGCATGAGCTTTGTAAAG GGCTGGGGAGCTGAGTATCACCGACAAGATGTCACCAGTACCCCCTGTTGGATAGAAGTTCATCTTCACGGCCCTCTGCAGTGGCTGGATAAAGTGCTGACACAAATGGGCTCTCCTCTCAACCCCATCTCTTCAGTGTCCTAA